The proteins below come from a single Faecalibaculum rodentium genomic window:
- a CDS encoding nucleotidyltransferase family protein, which yields MKHSSLNICGVITEYNPFHEGHAHHLRQARALTNCDCLVCIVSDYFSQRGLPSLMTWQDKTRLALDHGADLVIRLPAVYAAQSADHFARYAMESLSVLGVSTIVFGSECHDDRLLEKLADETGQIMPDPTTSQARNLPALQPNDILGIQYIRQCRRLGIGWKTIPRDPGFISATASRRAFFDGQPVDQADCMLAQQRWESYYPFLRLSLLMTAPGRLKDFFLVTEGIEYRLAQSARTHRTWEEFLESAISRTYSRARIQRTCLMILLQVTWEQMREHDAFYHVIPAGFNQTGQALLASLSEEQKKLVCLKFAQLPLFLKEVENKTAQLYDSVLTSPCEKGLIIQKGRSHA from the coding sequence ATGAAACACAGCAGCCTGAACATTTGCGGCGTCATCACCGAGTATAACCCATTCCATGAAGGACATGCACATCATCTCAGACAGGCACGGGCACTGACAAACTGTGACTGTCTGGTCTGCATCGTGTCGGATTATTTCAGTCAGCGGGGACTGCCTTCGCTGATGACCTGGCAGGACAAAACCCGGTTGGCACTGGATCATGGAGCTGATCTGGTCATTCGACTGCCGGCAGTCTATGCAGCACAGTCTGCAGATCATTTTGCCCGCTATGCAATGGAATCTCTGTCGGTGCTGGGTGTCAGCACGATCGTGTTCGGATCGGAGTGTCATGACGACCGGCTGCTGGAAAAACTGGCTGATGAAACCGGGCAGATCATGCCGGACCCCACCACCAGCCAGGCCCGCAACCTGCCGGCCCTGCAGCCCAATGACATTCTGGGTATACAATACATACGACAGTGCCGGCGCCTGGGAATCGGTTGGAAAACGATCCCCAGGGATCCGGGATTCATCAGTGCAACGGCCAGCCGCCGCGCCTTCTTTGACGGTCAGCCGGTCGACCAGGCAGACTGTATGCTTGCACAGCAGCGGTGGGAATCCTATTATCCGTTTCTTCGTCTGTCTCTGCTCATGACTGCACCGGGCCGGCTGAAGGACTTTTTCCTGGTAACGGAAGGAATCGAATACCGTCTGGCACAGTCTGCCCGCACTCACCGGACCTGGGAGGAATTTCTGGAATCAGCCATCTCCCGGACCTATTCCCGGGCAAGGATTCAGCGGACCTGTCTGATGATCCTGCTGCAGGTGACGTGGGAACAGATGAGGGAACATGATGCGTTTTATCATGTGATTCCTGCCGGGTTCAATCAGACAGGACAGGCCCTGCTTGCCAGCCTGAGTGAAGAACAGAAAAAACTGGTCTGTCTGAAATTTGCGCAGCTTCCCCTTTTTCTGAAAGAAGTGGAGAACAAAACCGCGCAGCTGTATGACAGCGTCCTGACATCGCCCTGCGAAAAGGGCCTCATTATCCAGAAAGGGAGATCTCATGCGTAG
- a CDS encoding adenine phosphoribosyltransferase produces the protein MELNDYIASIPGFPREGIIFRDITPILASPKAMRHVTRKLADFIEDQNATLVLAPEARGFLFGLPAAVEADVAFAPVRKPGKLPRTVVEETYDLEYGTDTLQIHADAIQPGDRVVIVDDLLATGGTVQAIRHMAEKCGAEVVGTAFVVELDDLKGRDRLEDVPILSLVHYEGE, from the coding sequence ATGGAACTCAATGACTACATCGCCAGCATCCCCGGCTTTCCCAGGGAAGGCATCATTTTCCGCGACATCACCCCGATTCTCGCATCCCCGAAAGCCATGCGCCATGTGACCCGCAAACTGGCTGACTTTATCGAAGACCAGAATGCGACACTCGTTCTGGCGCCCGAAGCCAGAGGGTTTCTTTTCGGTCTTCCCGCAGCTGTGGAAGCGGATGTGGCGTTTGCGCCTGTCCGCAAACCCGGCAAGCTGCCACGGACCGTGGTGGAGGAAACCTATGACCTGGAGTACGGTACCGACACCCTGCAGATCCATGCAGATGCCATCCAACCCGGTGACCGGGTGGTGATCGTGGATGATCTGCTTGCCACCGGAGGCACCGTGCAGGCAATCCGCCATATGGCGGAAAAATGCGGTGCTGAAGTTGTCGGCACAGCGTTCGTTGTGGAACTGGACGACCTGAAGGGAAGGGACCGCCTGGAGGATGTTCCGATTCTCTCTCTGGTTCATTACGAAGGAGAATAA
- a CDS encoding RelA/SpoT family protein — translation MSRRKSVTFEECFANIQTYIRKPENLALIEKAWQFAHKHHEGQFRKSGEPYEIHVIQVAYILSTLHSSPTTIVSGLLHDTVEDCEEVTTDIIREEFGQDVAAIVEAVTKIGAIKFKDEKEYLASNHRKLFIAMAKDIRVILVKLADRLHNMRTLQYMKPEKQKKISNETLSVYAPIAHRLGISQVKNELEDLSFKYLEPAKYEEIKNLVRQREEDRNDQVQMMIKEIQDMLDVYHIPYRIFGRSKHFYSIYKKMITKNKRFEEILDLLAIRIVTDTELHCYEILGYIHAKYRPIPGRFKDYIAMPKANMYQSLHTTVVEPTCGSIFEIQIRTEDMDAVAERGIAAHYRYKESPDTAALGQKELEDKLTWFRDFSMMTDEESEDPLEYMNVLQKDIFEANVYCMTPRGKIIALPQGSCPIDFAYRVHTEVGHKTVGATVNGAIVPLNTQLKTGDVVSILTNKNSPGPSADWIKIVKSGHARNKIRAFLQKRDQQDRKDRVHQGQQMLEDELRRLKGDAKDLDIRKVESILSSLSLKSADDLFAGLADRKISLQAVTDRLIRNKPGAVDDEEIMKIYNRAAGRSHRTSECGVVVPGIDTIQVSLANCCSPIPGDSIIGYISKGQGVKVHRTDCPNIVNEKKRLIPVNWDQEPEDKQYEVKLLIRSDDRNYLLSDIVTTLQQNNAALKHVDSAVDDNNLTATTKLTVGVHDARHLTTLMANLKKVRSVNEVIRTIQ, via the coding sequence ATGAGCAGACGGAAATCAGTGACATTCGAGGAGTGCTTTGCCAATATACAGACGTACATCCGGAAGCCGGAAAATCTGGCCCTGATCGAAAAGGCCTGGCAGTTTGCCCACAAACACCATGAAGGGCAGTTCCGCAAAAGTGGGGAGCCCTATGAAATCCATGTCATCCAGGTCGCTTACATCCTTTCCACGCTTCACTCGAGCCCCACAACCATCGTGTCAGGCCTGCTGCATGATACGGTGGAAGACTGCGAGGAAGTGACCACGGATATCATCCGCGAGGAATTCGGCCAGGATGTGGCGGCGATCGTGGAGGCCGTCACAAAAATCGGCGCCATCAAATTCAAGGACGAAAAGGAGTACCTGGCCAGCAACCACAGAAAGCTGTTCATTGCCATGGCCAAGGACATCCGGGTGATTCTCGTAAAGCTCGCGGACCGGCTTCACAATATGCGGACTCTGCAGTACATGAAGCCCGAGAAGCAGAAAAAAATTTCCAATGAGACACTGTCCGTATATGCGCCCATTGCACACCGCCTGGGTATCTCCCAGGTCAAAAACGAACTGGAAGATCTTTCCTTCAAGTACCTGGAACCGGCAAAATACGAAGAAATCAAGAATCTGGTCCGCCAGCGGGAGGAAGACCGCAATGATCAGGTCCAGATGATGATCAAAGAGATCCAGGATATGCTGGATGTATATCACATTCCTTACCGGATCTTCGGGCGCAGCAAGCATTTCTATTCCATCTACAAGAAAATGATCACCAAGAACAAGCGCTTCGAGGAGATCCTGGACCTGCTGGCTATCCGCATCGTCACAGACACCGAGCTGCACTGCTATGAAATCCTTGGCTACATTCACGCCAAATACCGCCCCATTCCGGGACGGTTCAAGGACTACATTGCCATGCCCAAGGCCAACATGTACCAGTCCCTGCATACCACGGTGGTGGAACCGACCTGCGGCAGTATTTTCGAGATCCAGATCCGGACCGAGGATATGGATGCGGTTGCGGAACGGGGCATTGCGGCGCATTACCGCTACAAGGAATCGCCGGATACAGCCGCACTGGGCCAGAAAGAGCTGGAGGACAAGCTGACCTGGTTCCGGGATTTTTCCATGATGACGGATGAGGAAAGCGAAGATCCGCTGGAGTACATGAATGTGCTCCAGAAGGATATATTTGAAGCCAATGTCTACTGCATGACACCCCGTGGAAAGATCATTGCACTGCCCCAGGGATCGTGTCCCATTGACTTTGCCTATCGTGTTCACACGGAAGTGGGACACAAGACAGTTGGAGCCACAGTAAACGGTGCCATAGTTCCGCTGAATACCCAGCTTAAGACCGGGGATGTGGTTTCGATCCTCACGAACAAGAATTCTCCGGGACCGTCGGCGGACTGGATCAAAATCGTGAAATCCGGCCATGCCCGCAACAAGATCCGGGCTTTCCTGCAGAAACGGGACCAGCAGGACCGGAAAGACCGGGTGCATCAGGGTCAGCAGATGCTGGAAGACGAACTCCGGCGGCTCAAAGGCGATGCAAAGGATCTCGATATCCGCAAGGTGGAATCCATCCTTTCCAGTCTTTCCCTGAAAAGCGCGGACGATCTTTTTGCCGGCCTGGCTGACAGAAAGATCAGTCTGCAGGCCGTAACCGACCGCCTGATCCGCAACAAGCCCGGTGCTGTGGATGACGAAGAGATCATGAAGATCTACAATCGGGCTGCCGGGCGCAGTCACCGGACCTCGGAATGCGGTGTGGTGGTCCCCGGCATTGACACGATCCAGGTCTCGCTGGCAAACTGCTGCTCCCCGATCCCCGGCGATTCGATCATTGGCTATATATCCAAGGGGCAGGGCGTCAAGGTGCACCGGACGGACTGTCCGAACATCGTCAATGAGAAAAAGCGGCTGATTCCCGTGAACTGGGACCAGGAACCGGAGGACAAGCAGTATGAAGTGAAACTGCTGATCCGCAGTGACGACAGAAACTACCTGCTGTCCGATATTGTCACGACTCTGCAGCAGAACAATGCCGCACTGAAACACGTGGATTCTGCAGTGGATGACAACAACCTCACCGCCACGACGAAACTGACCGTGGGAGTGCATGATGCCAGACATCTGACGACCCTCATGGCCAATCTCAAGAAAGTCCGCAGCGTGAATGAAGTGATCCGGACGATACAGTGA
- a CDS encoding tetratricopeptide repeat protein: protein MADYQSLNTQQFTSWIRSLETASCSGDLESTLVLRQCYLEGAPGLQADPGQALHYTWVAATQGDPRSMYHTAVVEYAQGKFESSARWMLRSWRTGIREASFGLARAYAYGRGLRQDLRLALEYLDDARECDAEPGQRESLRQWVVTKLVTRLLSENAGQEAVQILERENNAFASLWLADLDRDREQTWLLKANDQGNPEAMFRLAMKAAPGSAESFEYMRNAAKAGYRQAWLPLADCYSSCGIHPCPMQERRWKNSSAVARELPPFPAD from the coding sequence ATGGCGGACTACCAGTCTCTCAATACACAGCAGTTCACATCATGGATCCGCAGTCTGGAGACTGCCTCCTGCAGCGGGGACCTGGAGAGCACGCTTGTGCTTAGACAGTGTTATCTGGAGGGAGCACCGGGCCTGCAGGCAGATCCGGGACAGGCGCTTCACTATACCTGGGTGGCTGCCACACAGGGAGATCCGAGGTCTATGTATCATACGGCTGTGGTGGAATATGCACAGGGAAAATTCGAATCCAGTGCCCGATGGATGCTGCGGTCCTGGCGTACGGGCATCCGGGAGGCAAGCTTCGGGCTGGCCAGAGCCTATGCCTATGGCAGGGGGCTGAGGCAGGATCTGCGGCTTGCACTGGAGTATCTGGATGACGCCAGAGAGTGTGATGCAGAACCCGGACAGCGGGAATCGCTGAGGCAGTGGGTGGTGACGAAACTGGTCACAAGACTCCTGTCAGAAAATGCGGGGCAGGAGGCAGTGCAGATCCTCGAGCGGGAAAACAATGCATTTGCGAGCCTGTGGCTGGCAGATCTGGACAGAGACCGGGAGCAGACCTGGCTGCTGAAGGCGAATGACCAGGGAAATCCGGAAGCCATGTTCCGGCTGGCCATGAAAGCCGCCCCAGGCAGTGCAGAGAGTTTTGAGTACATGCGCAATGCTGCCAAGGCCGGATACCGCCAGGCCTGGCTGCCCCTTGCCGACTGCTACAGCAGCTGCGGGATCCATCCATGCCCCATGCAGGAACGCCGCTGGAAAAACTCCAGTGCCGTTGCCAGAGAGCTGCCGCCGTTTCCGGCTGACTGA
- a CDS encoding tetratricopeptide repeat protein — translation MKRLLQLKRAIQSMEDNPQDQVPFLEEAAALGDYDSIRTLIHCYTYGDYGLEPDPVQACRYTVLGAQLGEGWCLYNAAICAQEGRGCPVDLPQAMTWMKQAAAADVPEAWLPCARMLMSREKDFAEARRLICHAIAHGQEEEGRLLLGRLCSEEGMNLLEDGKHRAAEQVLLEGAALDDADCLVSLAFEYSIEDGVGQDPQKTFDCSMRAADLGHPAGMYNVSMCLREGVGTAQDPRKAFEWMKNAAKSGFDEAALPLAQHYHYGIGVHPDDRQARFWLEKALETEQDPDRREMAQKLKQKLEAQAQPQS, via the coding sequence ATGAAGCGTCTTCTGCAGCTCAAGCGCGCCATACAGTCAATGGAAGACAACCCGCAGGACCAGGTTCCGTTTCTGGAGGAAGCCGCAGCCCTGGGTGACTATGACAGCATCCGGACGCTGATTCACTGCTATACCTATGGAGACTACGGCCTGGAGCCGGACCCCGTCCAGGCTTGCCGATACACCGTGCTCGGCGCACAGCTCGGGGAAGGATGGTGTCTGTACAACGCTGCCATCTGCGCACAGGAAGGGCGTGGCTGTCCTGTGGACCTGCCGCAGGCCATGACCTGGATGAAACAGGCCGCCGCAGCTGATGTCCCGGAAGCCTGGCTGCCCTGTGCCCGCATGCTCATGAGCCGGGAGAAAGACTTTGCGGAAGCAAGAAGGCTGATCTGTCATGCGATTGCCCATGGCCAGGAAGAGGAAGGCAGACTCCTGCTTGGCCGGCTCTGCTCGGAAGAAGGCATGAACCTGCTCGAAGACGGAAAACACAGGGCTGCGGAACAGGTGCTCCTGGAAGGGGCGGCTTTGGACGATGCAGACTGCCTTGTCAGCCTGGCCTTTGAATACTCCATTGAAGACGGCGTGGGACAGGATCCGCAGAAGACCTTTGACTGCAGCATGAGAGCTGCGGATCTAGGTCACCCGGCAGGCATGTACAATGTGTCCATGTGCCTTCGGGAAGGTGTCGGAACCGCCCAGGATCCCCGAAAGGCCTTTGAATGGATGAAAAATGCGGCCAAATCTGGATTTGACGAAGCGGCACTTCCGCTGGCCCAGCATTATCATTACGGGATAGGGGTGCATCCCGATGACAGACAGGCCCGGTTCTGGCTTGAGAAAGCGCTGGAAACGGAACAGGATCCCGACCGTCGGGAGATGGCTCAAAAGCTGAAACAGAAACTGGAGGCCCAGGCTCAACCGCAGTCCTGA
- a CDS encoding YdcF family protein, with protein MRRKNTSRRSHPVLTWLLGLTALAAGLYLWLLPPVKKPRKQYPFAILLGCPCRKDGSMSRSQVERCRLAMAAWSSYRTLVITGGAVKNKWPEAQTMAAYIRTRCPIPVVIEDKSRTTWENLKNTREIIGDVPVLLLTSSLHAPRAQAMARHFFSDVAVQTYRENRLKHVLRELVSRKIYMVMELKKLAGGSAE; from the coding sequence ATGCGTAGAAAAAACACATCCCGCCGGAGTCATCCGGTTCTTACATGGCTGCTCGGACTGACAGCTCTGGCTGCAGGACTGTATCTGTGGCTGCTGCCGCCGGTGAAGAAGCCCCGAAAACAGTATCCCTTTGCCATTCTGCTGGGCTGTCCCTGCAGAAAGGACGGATCCATGTCACGGTCCCAGGTGGAACGCTGCCGGCTGGCCATGGCTGCCTGGAGTTCCTACCGCACCCTGGTCATCACAGGCGGGGCCGTCAAAAACAAGTGGCCGGAAGCACAGACCATGGCTGCCTACATCCGCACCCGGTGTCCGATTCCGGTCGTGATCGAAGACAAGTCACGAACCACCTGGGAGAACCTGAAAAACACCCGGGAAATTATCGGTGATGTTCCTGTCCTGCTGCTGACCTCCAGCCTGCATGCACCGCGGGCACAGGCCATGGCCAGGCACTTCTTCTCGGATGTGGCTGTCCAGACCTACCGTGAAAACCGGCTGAAGCACGTTCTGCGTGAACTGGTGAGCCGGAAAATCTACATGGTGATGGAACTGAAAAAACTTGCTGGCGGCAGCGCTGAGTGA